Proteins encoded within one genomic window of Desulfatiglans sp.:
- a CDS encoding DUF342 domain-containing protein, which produces GGIVGGDNASITSGGGLNAFFIESAKVYAKGDIHIRDDIRNSSVSSGGAIDATSGKGRIIGGTVTALKYIKANETGSPAGVKTNIIIGVNAEQAERKEKIMQRLEEFRHQKAKIDIILVRFKNKNCNAEIPKEMRFKLDKLVKQRRSIVQMEAKLNEYMVELHKKEIDEAGHPPSLTINRMVFAGTRVTIKGSFMDVETDMPGKTRFFLDRRNQVTFNNN; this is translated from the coding sequence ATGGGGGGATTGTGGGAGGCGATAATGCAAGTATAACCTCAGGGGGGGGGCTGAATGCCTTTTTCATAGAAAGTGCAAAGGTGTATGCAAAGGGGGATATTCATATACGCGATGATATTCGTAACAGCAGTGTCTCATCCGGGGGCGCTATAGACGCAACATCTGGAAAGGGGCGGATAATAGGAGGCACTGTTACAGCGCTCAAGTATATAAAGGCAAATGAAACAGGTTCCCCGGCAGGGGTGAAGACAAATATTATTATTGGTGTTAATGCTGAACAGGCAGAAAGAAAAGAAAAGATCATGCAGCGCCTTGAGGAATTCAGGCACCAGAAGGCAAAGATAGATATCATTCTCGTAAGGTTCAAGAATAAAAATTGCAATGCAGAAATCCCTAAAGAGATGAGGTTTAAGCTTGATAAGCTTGTCAAGCAGAGGCGCAGTATTGTTCAGATGGAGGCCAAGCTTAACGAATATATGGTGGAGCTTCATAAGAAAGAGATTGATGAAGCGGGTCATCCGCCATCCCTTACTATCAACAGGATGGTATTTGCAGGCACGAGAGTTACTATAAAAGGCTCTTTTATGGATGTGGAAACCGACATGCCCGGAAAAACAAGGTTTTTTCTTGATCGCAGGAATCAGGTAACCTTTAATAATAATTAA
- a CDS encoding CBS domain-containing protein yields MDVKSIKVADLMNREVMIIDKNSSIISAAKQMMAKHVSSLIIMPDDPHDSFGIITRKDVVESFINSGAIEKSILVKAVMSKPCICVHPELSVYNCFQMMLMVGVRRMPVTEGSKLVGIISNTDILENIVRGV; encoded by the coding sequence ATGGATGTAAAATCTATAAAAGTAGCCGACCTGATGAACAGGGAGGTAATGATAATTGATAAAAACTCGAGCATCATATCCGCTGCAAAACAGATGATGGCAAAACATGTCTCAAGTTTAATTATTATGCCCGATGACCCTCATGACTCCTTCGGGATAATAACAAGAAAGGATGTGGTAGAAAGCTTTATCAATTCCGGAGCAATAGAAAAATCAATTCTGGTTAAGGCGGTAATGTCAAAGCCATGTATATGTGTGCATCCTGAACTCTCTGTTTATAACTGTTTTCAGATGATGCTGATGGTTGGCGTAAGGAGGATGCCTGTTACAGAAGGGAGCAAACTGGTGGGGATAATCAGCAATACTGATATTCTTGAAAACATTGTAAGGGGCGTTTAG